In one window of Vulpes vulpes isolate BD-2025 chromosome 1, VulVul3, whole genome shotgun sequence DNA:
- the LOC112908732 gene encoding procathepsin L-like, whose protein sequence is MHPSLFLAALYLGIASAAPQRDHSLDAHWSQWKEAHGKLYDKDEEGWRRTVWERNMEMIEQHNQEYSQGEHSFTLAMNAFGDMTNEEFKQVLNEFKIQKHKKGKMFRAPLFAEVPSSVDWREQGYVTPVKDQGQCLSCWAFSATGALEGQMFRKTGKLVSLSEQNLVDCSWPQGNMGCSGGLMEYAFQYVKDNGGLDSEESYPYLARNEPCKYRPEKSAANVTAFWPILNEEDGLMTTVATVGPVSAAVDSSPLSFQFYKKGIYYDPKCSNKLLNHGVLVVGYGFEGAESDNKKYWIVKNSWGTNWGMQGYMLLAKDRDNHCGIATRASYPVV, encoded by the exons ATGcatccttctctcttcctggctGCCCTCTACCTGGGAATAGCCTCAGCTGCTCCACAACGGGATCACAGCTTAGATGCACACTGGTCCCAGTGGAAGGAGGCACACGGGAAACTATATGACAAG GATGAAGAAGGATGGAGGAGAACAGTATGGGAGAGGAACATGGAAATGATTGAACAGCACAATCAGGAATACAGCCAAGGGGAACACAGCTTCACTCTGGCAATGAATGCCTTTGGTGACATG ACCAATGAAGAATTCAAACAGGTGCTGAATGAATTTAAAATCCAGAagcacaagaaaggaaaaatgttccGAGCACCTCTCTTTGCTGAGGTCCCCTCATCTGTGGACTGGAGAGAACAAGGCTACGTCACTCCTGTGAAGGATCAG GGTCAGTGTCTTAGTTGTTGGGCTTTTAGTGCAACTGGTGCCCTTGAAGGACAGATGTTCCGAAAAACTGGCAAACTTGTGTCACTGAGTGAGCAGAACCTGGTGGACTGTTCTTGGCCTCAAGGCAATATGGGCTGCAGTGGTGGCCTGATGGAATATGCCTTCCAGTATGTTAAGGACAACGGAGGCCTGGACTCAGAGGAATCCTATCCATATCTTGCAAGG aatgaacCCTGCAAATACAGGCCTGAGAAATCTGCTGCCAATGTGACTGCCTTCTGGCCCATCTTAAATGAGGAGGATGGCCTTATGACCACAGTGGCAACTGTGGGGCCTGTCTCAGCTGCTGTGGATTCAAGCCCACTATCCTTCCAGTTCTATAAAAAAG GCATTTATTATGATCCAAAGTGCAGCAATAAACTCCTGAATCACGGTGTTCTGGTAGTTGGTTATGGTTTTGAAGGAGCAGAATCGGATAACAAAAAATACTGGATTGTCAAGAACAG CTGGGGCACAAACTGGGGCATGCAGGGCTATATGCTGTTGGCCAAGGATCGGGACAACCACTGTGGAATCGCCACCAGGGCTAGCTATCCTGTGGTGTGA